From one Halosimplex rubrum genomic stretch:
- a CDS encoding CoA-binding protein codes for MPVDSDDTLREILEGDTIAVVGLSSTPGKAAHDIPAYMREQGYEVIPINPYADEIFGREPYDSLAEVDEEIDIVDVFRPTDEVPEIVDGALDRDDAGTVWLQLGITHDEAGERVEAVGRNFVQDRCLKVEHERLFE; via the coding sequence ATGCCAGTCGACTCCGACGACACGCTCAGAGAGATCCTCGAAGGGGACACGATCGCCGTCGTCGGCCTATCGAGCACGCCGGGGAAGGCCGCCCACGACATCCCGGCGTACATGCGCGAACAGGGCTACGAGGTGATCCCGATCAACCCCTACGCGGACGAGATCTTCGGGCGGGAGCCGTACGACTCGCTGGCCGAGGTCGACGAGGAAATCGACATCGTGGACGTGTTCCGGCCGACCGACGAGGTGCCGGAGATCGTCGACGGGGCGCTGGACCGCGACGACGCCGGGACGGTCTGGCTCCAGTTGGGTATCACTCACGACGAGGCCGGCGAGCGCGTCGAAGCCGTCGGCCGGAACTTCGTGCAGGACCGCTGTCTCAAAGTCGAACACGAGCGGCTGTTCGAGTAG
- a CDS encoding YhbY family RNA-binding protein, with protein sequence MSDSTRAQRIHELDVTVWVGKNGLDPVEDELNDQLQDREFVKTKFHRAARGGTTTEELADDLADRVNAEVVRTRGHTAVFER encoded by the coding sequence ATGAGTGATTCCACACGGGCACAGCGGATCCACGAGCTCGACGTGACGGTCTGGGTCGGCAAGAACGGCCTCGACCCCGTCGAGGACGAACTCAACGACCAGCTACAGGACAGGGAGTTCGTCAAGACGAAGTTCCATCGGGCGGCCAGAGGGGGGACTACCACGGAGGAGCTCGCCGACGACCTCGCCGACCGGGTCAACGCGGAGGTGGTCCGGACTCGCGGGCACACAGCGGTGTTCGAGCGATGA
- a CDS encoding alpha/beta fold hydrolase, producing the protein MPTVSTNDIETYYERRGERPPVVFVHGAVVDHSQWDPQLTALSDEYTTVGYDVRGHGRTGGSRRGRYSVDLFADDLDALLDALEIDRAVLCGLSTGGCIAQVYAARHPDRVAGLVLADTFAPEILSVGERIQRSLLLRATVPPVRLVGYERVEKAMVWLQEKISGEGVSGDYEQIERIRETGPKMATDEFAKVIGAVAGFHHTELRFPAISAPTLVLYGEHEAPFMRRQARHLATEIGGATLRAVPGGGHASNLDNPEFVTDAVRELLAEVYPAETTEVAETSGA; encoded by the coding sequence ATGCCCACCGTCAGCACGAACGACATCGAAACGTACTACGAGCGCCGCGGCGAGAGGCCGCCGGTCGTGTTCGTCCACGGCGCCGTCGTCGACCACTCCCAGTGGGACCCGCAACTGACGGCGTTGAGCGACGAGTACACCACCGTCGGCTACGACGTGCGCGGCCACGGCCGCACCGGCGGGTCCCGGCGCGGCCGCTACTCCGTCGACCTGTTCGCCGACGACCTCGACGCCCTGCTCGACGCGCTCGAGATCGACCGAGCGGTGCTCTGCGGGCTCTCGACCGGCGGCTGTATCGCCCAGGTGTACGCCGCGCGCCACCCCGACCGGGTGGCCGGGCTGGTACTGGCCGACACCTTCGCGCCGGAGATCCTCTCCGTCGGCGAGCGGATCCAGCGGTCGCTGCTGCTCCGCGCGACCGTCCCGCCCGTGCGACTGGTCGGCTACGAGCGCGTCGAGAAGGCGATGGTCTGGCTGCAGGAGAAGATCTCCGGCGAGGGGGTCAGCGGCGACTACGAGCAGATCGAGCGGATCCGCGAGACCGGCCCGAAGATGGCCACCGACGAGTTCGCCAAGGTCATCGGCGCGGTGGCGGGGTTCCACCACACCGAGCTTCGGTTCCCCGCGATCTCCGCGCCGACGCTCGTCCTCTACGGCGAGCACGAGGCGCCGTTCATGCGTCGGCAGGCCCGCCACCTGGCCACCGAGATCGGCGGTGCGACACTCCGCGCCGTCCCCGGCGGCGGCCACGCCTCGAACCTGGACAACCCCGAGTTCGTCACCGACGCCGTCCGCGAACTGCTGGCGGAGGTGTACCCGGCAGAGACGACGGAGGTAGCGGAAACGAGCGGAGCGTAG
- the gatC gene encoding Asp-tRNA(Asn)/Glu-tRNA(Gln) amidotransferase subunit GatC, translating to MSDTENAVEPEEVRHVAQLARIDLDDEEVDRFTDKFADILGYFETLDEVPEVDEEEELANVMRPDEVRDSLPQEEALDNAPESEDGYFKGPNVS from the coding sequence ATGAGCGACACGGAGAACGCGGTCGAGCCCGAGGAGGTGCGCCACGTCGCGCAACTGGCGCGCATCGACCTCGACGACGAGGAGGTCGACCGCTTCACCGACAAGTTCGCCGACATCCTGGGGTACTTCGAGACGCTCGACGAGGTGCCCGAGGTCGACGAGGAGGAGGAGTTGGCCAACGTCATGCGCCCCGACGAGGTGCGCGACTCGCTCCCCCAGGAGGAAGCGCTCGACAACGCCCCCGAGTCCGAGGACGGCTACTTCAAGGGCCCGAACGTCTCGTGA
- a CDS encoding DUF5798 family protein, with protein MGFGDTAKKIQRVTDIAEKLYERLNQVVEQVQDLKERVESTSDQLDSMDRELAEQRAIVEALAEQQGVDPDAVVAERLPDPDAEGEGESDGTDADGSGDESDDETGSSAGSTAADAANSADASDSTDSAATND; from the coding sequence ATGGGATTCGGTGACACCGCGAAGAAGATCCAGCGCGTGACCGACATCGCGGAGAAGCTCTACGAGCGGCTCAACCAGGTGGTCGAGCAGGTGCAGGACCTCAAAGAGCGGGTGGAGTCCACCAGCGACCAGCTCGACTCGATGGACCGAGAACTGGCCGAACAGCGCGCCATCGTCGAGGCGCTCGCCGAACAGCAGGGCGTCGACCCCGACGCCGTCGTCGCCGAACGGCTCCCCGACCCCGACGCCGAGGGCGAGGGCGAGTCGGACGGGACCGACGCCGACGGGAGCGGCGACGAGAGCGACGACGAGACGGGATCGAGCGCCGGCTCGACCGCGGCGGACGCCGCGAACAGCGCCGACGCCTCCGATTCGACCGACTCCGCCGCGACGAACGACTGA
- a CDS encoding helix-turn-helix transcriptional regulator, with protein sequence MSDEDDRATDPSEAFGLVANETRFSILRALWDLSERRERAASFGAVRSEAGVRDSGQFNYHLDRLTPEFVREVDEGYRLTEAGRRVVGAAVSGVYTDRDVTVGPEPVGECPGCGGELELRYEDGYVLVECGDCGRGVFDMSTPPVLVAECDDGEVVDALVRHATAAFQRMNRGFCVYCDGPLDSVVEPLVDADDDSDPVVELSCRACDRTFRWSVAAGVLDHPAVVAMLYEAGIDAREFPVWGVFTRLDRDVRVTGEDPLRIEVSIGVDDARMELLVDGDLTVVDHERVE encoded by the coding sequence ATGAGCGACGAGGACGACCGGGCGACCGACCCGAGCGAGGCGTTCGGGCTGGTCGCCAACGAGACGCGGTTTTCGATCCTGCGGGCGCTGTGGGACCTGTCGGAGCGGCGCGAGCGGGCGGCGTCGTTCGGGGCGGTCCGCTCGGAGGCGGGCGTCCGTGACTCGGGGCAGTTCAACTACCACCTCGACAGGCTCACGCCGGAGTTCGTCCGCGAGGTCGACGAGGGGTACCGGCTGACGGAGGCGGGCCGACGGGTCGTCGGCGCGGCCGTCTCCGGCGTCTACACGGACCGCGACGTGACCGTCGGGCCCGAACCGGTGGGGGAGTGTCCCGGTTGCGGCGGCGAACTCGAACTCCGGTACGAGGACGGGTACGTCCTCGTCGAGTGCGGCGACTGCGGGCGGGGCGTGTTCGACATGTCGACGCCGCCGGTGCTGGTCGCCGAGTGCGACGACGGGGAAGTCGTGGACGCGCTGGTCCGCCACGCGACGGCGGCCTTCCAGCGGATGAACCGCGGCTTCTGCGTCTACTGCGACGGCCCGCTCGACTCGGTCGTCGAACCCCTCGTCGACGCCGACGACGACTCGGACCCGGTGGTCGAACTGTCCTGTCGGGCCTGCGACCGGACCTTCCGGTGGAGCGTGGCCGCGGGCGTCCTCGACCACCCGGCCGTCGTCGCGATGCTGTACGAGGCGGGGATCGACGCCCGCGAGTTCCCCGTGTGGGGCGTGTTCACCCGGCTCGACCGCGACGTGCGGGTAACCGGCGAGGACCCGCTCCGGATCGAGGTGTCGATCGGCGTCGACGACGCCCGAATGGAACTTCTCGTCGACGGGGACCTGACGGTCGTCGACCACGAGCGGGTCGAGTGA
- a CDS encoding QcrA and Rieske domain-containing protein: MDEDKYPAPSSRRRFVKGMVGSAALGSLGVAGSGLTTVPTNRTGVGGGNVEAKVIRNTDGPAPRGMSQIPVTVEDGYLKGVWPTATDGGEVADGAAKTTLGGTTYSSKWFQYCGIQTHPKLVPDSEADNFIRADPGGRYDWEAEMEPGTKLAVEMFDDYEEWGNGVGDAGLGKPAAATWRSVETDSTLPVQVIRSPEIERLAEDDEWLAASTEQGFIAWLNKCTHLCCVPSGFKQSATVDGAENAVYCQCHQSVYDPFDVVSKVVTAFPRPEN; the protein is encoded by the coding sequence ATGGACGAGGACAAGTATCCCGCGCCGTCGAGTCGCCGTCGGTTCGTCAAGGGGATGGTCGGCAGCGCGGCGCTGGGGTCGCTCGGCGTCGCGGGGTCCGGACTGACGACGGTACCGACCAACCGGACCGGGGTCGGCGGCGGGAACGTCGAGGCGAAAGTCATCAGGAACACGGACGGGCCGGCGCCGCGCGGGATGTCCCAGATACCGGTGACCGTCGAGGACGGCTATCTCAAAGGCGTCTGGCCGACGGCGACGGACGGTGGCGAGGTCGCCGACGGCGCTGCCAAGACGACACTGGGCGGGACGACCTACTCCAGCAAGTGGTTCCAGTACTGCGGCATCCAGACCCACCCGAAACTCGTCCCCGACAGCGAGGCGGACAACTTCATCCGCGCGGACCCGGGCGGCCGCTACGACTGGGAGGCCGAGATGGAGCCGGGGACGAAACTCGCCGTCGAGATGTTCGACGACTACGAGGAGTGGGGCAACGGCGTCGGCGACGCCGGGCTCGGCAAGCCCGCCGCGGCGACCTGGCGCTCGGTCGAGACCGACTCGACGCTCCCGGTACAGGTCATCCGCAGCCCCGAGATCGAACGCCTCGCCGAGGACGACGAGTGGCTCGCCGCGAGCACCGAGCAGGGCTTCATCGCCTGGCTCAACAAGTGTACGCACCTCTGCTGTGTCCCCTCCGGGTTCAAGCAGTCGGCCACCGTCGACGGCGCCGAGAACGCCGTCTACTGCCAGTGCCACCAGTCCGTCTACGATCCCTTCGACGTGGTCTCGAAGGTCGTCACCGCCTTCCCCCGCCCCGAGAACTGA
- a CDS encoding DUF7548 family protein: protein MKQTRLAPLVGVVGCLLVLVSLGLPYVLVRTAVGSAVGTYYGEGALNPLVGGIFALVAAIVLAAGRDERTDPPLAAGVGIALGFFIVVVLAVWAATVPVEVVVGMDAPTVMSSHRWATIAAAALVPVASLWWSRTLGLL from the coding sequence ATGAAGCAGACGCGGCTCGCGCCGCTGGTCGGCGTCGTCGGGTGCCTGCTCGTGCTCGTGTCGCTGGGTCTCCCCTACGTGCTGGTCAGGACCGCGGTCGGCTCGGCCGTGGGGACCTACTACGGCGAGGGCGCGTTGAACCCGCTGGTCGGCGGGATCTTCGCGCTCGTGGCCGCGATCGTGCTCGCCGCGGGCCGCGACGAGCGCACCGACCCGCCGCTGGCGGCCGGCGTCGGCATCGCGCTGGGCTTTTTCATCGTCGTCGTCCTCGCCGTCTGGGCGGCGACCGTCCCCGTCGAGGTCGTGGTCGGGATGGACGCGCCGACGGTGATGAGTTCCCACCGGTGGGCGACGATAGCGGCCGCCGCGCTGGTCCCGGTCGCCAGTCTCTGGTGGTCGCGGACCCTCGGCCTGCTCTGA
- a CDS encoding mechanosensitive ion channel family protein — translation MIGGGLGPLQAETAVEPDGAVASFLADSFGLEAPLANAVGSAVTFFVAFVALYILGRVVISPVVGRFLSARELDEHARKPLRKLTNFFIAFGALGVAFAFAGYGNILTSIATVAAAATLAIGFALQDVLKNFVAGIFIYTDKPFRIGDWIEWDGYAGVVEDISLRVSRVRTFDNELLTVPNSQLTDGVIKNPVAKEELRLKFLFGIGYEDDIDKATEIIVEEADDHPDILDDPAPSVRLTELGDSSVGLQSRIWIANPSRADFVKTRGEYVTAVKERFDEEGINIPYPNRTIGGGIELSNVEGIVEPTTGDD, via the coding sequence ATGATAGGCGGCGGCCTCGGGCCGCTCCAGGCGGAGACCGCAGTCGAACCGGACGGCGCCGTCGCGAGCTTCCTCGCCGACTCGTTCGGGCTCGAGGCCCCGCTCGCCAACGCCGTCGGCTCGGCGGTCACCTTCTTCGTCGCCTTCGTCGCGCTGTACATCCTCGGACGGGTCGTCATCAGCCCCGTCGTCGGTCGCTTCCTCTCCGCCCGCGAGCTCGACGAACACGCGCGCAAGCCGCTCCGGAAGCTCACCAACTTCTTCATCGCGTTCGGCGCGCTCGGCGTCGCCTTCGCCTTCGCCGGCTACGGCAACATCCTCACCTCCATCGCGACCGTCGCCGCCGCGGCCACGCTCGCCATCGGCTTCGCGCTCCAGGACGTGCTGAAGAACTTCGTCGCCGGTATCTTCATCTACACGGACAAGCCGTTCCGCATCGGCGACTGGATCGAGTGGGACGGCTACGCCGGCGTCGTCGAGGACATCAGCCTGCGCGTCTCCCGCGTGCGTACCTTCGACAACGAACTGCTCACCGTTCCCAACTCCCAGCTCACCGACGGCGTCATCAAGAACCCCGTCGCCAAAGAGGAGCTGCGCCTGAAGTTCCTGTTCGGCATCGGCTACGAGGACGACATCGACAAAGCGACCGAGATCATCGTCGAGGAGGCCGACGACCACCCGGACATCCTCGACGACCCGGCGCCGTCCGTGCGGCTGACGGAACTGGGCGACTCCTCGGTCGGTCTCCAATCGCGGATCTGGATCGCGAACCCGAGTCGCGCGGACTTCGTCAAGACCCGCGGCGAGTACGTCACCGCCGTCAAGGAACGGTTCGACGAGGAGGGGATCAACATCCCCTACCCCAACCGCACCATCGGCGGCGGCATCGAACTCTCGAACGTCGAGGGGATCGTCGAACCGACGACGGGCGACGACTAG
- a CDS encoding helix-turn-helix transcriptional regulator codes for MNGDSLVTYVARSELRSALLRAVERDPRATAALHADLDVSQSGVYKTLDELADRGLVRESARWELTARGRLVADELDRQDAVEDLLDDEFWDDHDVSALPRRFRQRLAGAGEWELYRNPARNPQYLERWAIELFREADWLRVGAQVYYPRFARMVDELADRGVLDAEVVVDDRLVDEAIERYADGAPACIDERVADLPFSFTVTADLVALSLPTRDGVSDLDAVLVGSGEGAVELGRDVHAHFWGRAVPVEDYLATV; via the coding sequence ATGAACGGTGATTCCCTGGTCACCTACGTGGCGCGTTCGGAGCTGCGCTCGGCCCTGCTCCGCGCGGTCGAGCGCGACCCCCGCGCGACGGCCGCCCTCCACGCCGACCTGGACGTGAGTCAGTCGGGCGTCTACAAGACGCTGGACGAACTCGCCGACCGCGGTCTCGTCCGCGAGTCCGCCCGGTGGGAGCTGACCGCTCGCGGGCGGTTGGTCGCGGACGAACTGGACCGGCAGGACGCGGTCGAGGACCTGCTCGACGACGAGTTCTGGGACGACCACGACGTGTCGGCGCTCCCGCGGCGGTTCAGGCAGCGCCTGGCCGGCGCGGGCGAGTGGGAGCTGTACCGCAACCCCGCCCGGAACCCCCAGTACCTCGAACGCTGGGCGATCGAGCTGTTCCGCGAGGCCGACTGGCTGCGCGTCGGCGCGCAGGTGTACTACCCCCGCTTCGCCCGGATGGTCGACGAACTCGCCGACCGCGGCGTCCTCGACGCCGAAGTCGTCGTCGACGACCGCCTGGTCGACGAGGCCATCGAGCGCTACGCCGACGGTGCGCCCGCCTGCATCGACGAGCGCGTCGCCGACCTGCCCTTCTCCTTTACCGTCACGGCCGACCTGGTCGCGCTCTCGCTGCCGACACGCGACGGCGTCTCCGATCTCGACGCCGTCCTCGTCGGCTCCGGCGAGGGCGCCGTCGAACTCGGCCGCGACGTACACGCCCACTTCTGGGGCCGCGCGGTCCCCGTCGAGGACTACCTCGCGACGGTCTGA
- a CDS encoding ribonuclease P protein component 4, whose protein sequence is MDTEAIARERIDRLREFAREATVDGDAERARRYVRRARRIAERNRLALPREFTRFTCDRCDAYLRPGANARVRLGDGHVVVTCDCGAQARYPYD, encoded by the coding sequence GTGGACACCGAGGCCATCGCTCGCGAGCGCATCGACCGCCTGCGCGAGTTCGCCAGGGAGGCGACCGTCGACGGCGACGCCGAGCGCGCCCGCCGCTACGTCCGCCGCGCCCGCCGCATCGCCGAGCGCAACCGTCTCGCGCTCCCCCGCGAGTTCACCCGCTTCACCTGCGACCGCTGCGACGCCTACCTCCGCCCCGGCGCGAACGCCCGCGTCCGCCTGGGGGACGGCCACGTCGTCGTCACCTGCGACTGCGGCGCACAGGCCCGCTACCCCTACGACTGA
- the gatA gene encoding Asp-tRNA(Asn)/Glu-tRNA(Gln) amidotransferase subunit GatA: protein MSTEYNGYITTERIDGASDGPLAGKTVAVKDNISTEGVRTTCGSAMLDDYVPPFDATVVERLKDAGATIPGKTNMDEFGMGTTTETSAFGPTENPVAEGHVPGGSSGGSAAVVAAGDADVALGTDTGGSVRAPAAFCGVVGIKPTYGLVSRYGIVAYANSLEQVGPIAPTVEEAAELLEVIAGPDERDATTRDATEENGEGAYDYAAAADGDVDGLDIGVPTELLDGADERVTAVFWDAIDELESRGASYHEVDLESLRRAVEAYYVIAMSEASSNLARFDGVRYGQSGGYDGNWNETFARAREEGFGEEVKSRVLLGTYALSAGYHDKYYKKAQDARAWIKRDINDALEGADVLASPTMPVPPMEMGESLDDPLTMYLADANTTPVNLANVPAISVPAGETDGGLPVGLQLVGPAFGEKAIIRAGSALA from the coding sequence ATGAGCACGGAGTACAACGGCTACATCACGACGGAGCGAATCGACGGCGCATCGGACGGTCCCCTCGCCGGGAAGACCGTCGCCGTCAAGGACAACATCTCCACCGAGGGCGTCCGCACGACCTGCGGGTCGGCGATGCTCGACGACTACGTCCCCCCCTTCGACGCGACGGTCGTCGAGCGCCTGAAGGACGCGGGCGCCACCATCCCCGGCAAGACCAACATGGACGAGTTCGGGATGGGCACGACCACCGAGACTTCGGCGTTCGGCCCGACGGAGAACCCCGTCGCCGAGGGCCACGTCCCGGGCGGCTCCTCGGGCGGGTCGGCCGCGGTCGTCGCCGCCGGGGACGCGGACGTGGCGCTGGGTACCGACACCGGCGGGTCGGTCCGCGCGCCCGCCGCCTTCTGCGGCGTCGTCGGCATCAAGCCCACCTACGGCCTGGTCTCGCGGTACGGGATTGTCGCCTACGCCAACTCCCTGGAGCAGGTGGGCCCCATCGCGCCGACCGTCGAGGAGGCCGCGGAACTGCTGGAAGTGATCGCCGGTCCCGACGAGCGCGACGCGACTACTCGGGACGCCACCGAAGAGAACGGCGAGGGCGCCTACGACTACGCGGCCGCCGCCGACGGCGACGTGGACGGGCTAGACATCGGCGTCCCCACCGAACTCCTCGACGGCGCCGACGAGCGCGTCACCGCGGTGTTCTGGGACGCCATCGACGAGCTCGAATCGCGGGGCGCCAGCTACCACGAGGTCGACCTGGAGAGCCTGCGCCGCGCGGTCGAGGCCTACTACGTCATCGCGATGAGCGAGGCCTCCTCCAACCTCGCCCGCTTCGACGGCGTCCGCTACGGGCAGTCCGGCGGCTACGACGGCAACTGGAACGAGACGTTCGCCCGCGCTCGCGAGGAGGGCTTCGGCGAGGAAGTCAAATCGCGGGTCCTGCTGGGCACGTACGCCCTCTCGGCGGGGTATCACGACAAGTACTACAAGAAGGCGCAGGACGCCCGCGCCTGGATCAAGCGGGACATCAACGACGCGCTGGAGGGCGCGGACGTGCTCGCCTCGCCGACCATGCCCGTCCCGCCGATGGAGATGGGCGAGAGCCTCGACGACCCGCTGACGATGTATCTCGCCGACGCGAACACGACGCCGGTCAACCTGGCGAACGTGCCGGCAATCTCCGTGCCCGCCGGCGAGACCGACGGCGGGCTGCCCGTCGGGCTCCAGCTGGTCGGGCCGGCGTTCGGCGAGAAGGCGATTATTCGCGCCGGCAGCGCGCTGGCCTGA
- a CDS encoding glycosyltransferase: MDLPRVAAFTDSYLPTHNGVTYTIQTWRDRWHRRGGRMDVVYPGSDHDPVEGEYPVSSLPFPFYEGFRVGVPGVPEAVDSAEVVHAHSPFSLGLAGLRLARKHDLPMVASYHTPTSEYAEYLAFTRPIERAVERSAEEYERRFLDRTDVVVAPSERTADHVRDTLGTTTTVEVVSNGVDVDFFRPVETERFRDRHGLPEGPLVGYTGRHGYEKNLPAIVEAAGGLDVTLVFSGDGPAREDIERAAAEADAEAHFLGWLDREELPSFYTALDVFAFPSPVETQGIAALEANACGTPVAGVASAALADTIDQGETGYKAPPDDVAAFRDVIARTLAERDRLSEECLARRDAISVEHSVDRLADVYEGLR, from the coding sequence ATGGACCTGCCGAGGGTGGCCGCGTTCACCGATTCCTACCTGCCGACTCACAACGGCGTCACCTACACGATCCAGACCTGGCGCGACCGCTGGCACCGCCGCGGCGGTCGCATGGACGTGGTCTACCCCGGCAGCGACCACGACCCGGTAGAGGGGGAGTATCCGGTCAGCAGTCTCCCGTTCCCCTTCTACGAGGGCTTTCGCGTCGGCGTCCCCGGCGTCCCCGAAGCCGTCGACAGCGCCGAGGTCGTCCACGCTCACTCACCCTTCAGCCTCGGCCTCGCCGGGCTGCGCCTCGCCCGGAAACACGACCTGCCGATGGTGGCCTCCTACCACACGCCGACCAGCGAGTACGCGGAGTATCTGGCCTTCACCCGGCCGATCGAGCGGGCGGTCGAGCGCAGCGCCGAGGAGTACGAACGGCGCTTTCTCGACCGGACGGACGTGGTCGTCGCGCCAAGCGAGCGGACCGCCGACCACGTCCGCGACACCCTGGGCACGACGACGACGGTCGAGGTCGTCTCCAACGGCGTCGACGTGGACTTCTTCCGCCCAGTCGAGACCGAGCGATTCCGCGACCGCCACGGCCTCCCCGAGGGGCCGCTCGTCGGCTACACCGGCCGCCACGGCTACGAGAAGAACCTGCCGGCGATCGTCGAGGCGGCCGGCGGCCTCGACGTGACCCTGGTGTTCAGCGGCGACGGGCCCGCCCGCGAGGACATCGAGCGGGCCGCGGCCGAGGCGGACGCCGAGGCGCACTTCCTGGGGTGGCTCGACCGCGAGGAGCTGCCCTCCTTCTACACCGCGCTGGACGTGTTCGCGTTCCCGAGCCCGGTCGAGACCCAGGGAATCGCGGCGCTGGAGGCCAACGCCTGCGGGACGCCCGTCGCCGGCGTCGCCAGCGCCGCCCTCGCGGACACCATCGACCAGGGCGAGACCGGCTACAAGGCGCCGCCCGACGACGTGGCCGCATTCCGCGACGTGATCGCGCGGACGCTCGCCGAGCGCGACCGGTTGAGCGAGGAGTGTCTCGCCCGCCGCGACGCCATCAGCGTCGAACACTCCGTCGACCGGCTCGCCGACGTCTACGAGGGGCTGCGCTGA
- a CDS encoding RAD55 family ATPase has product MYDLGSTFGNATVAPGTNLLVSGPPLSGKRRMALDVLAHGSEHGEGVIVVTTRDSASRVLNDYEALVSDPGSVNIGIVDCVTKHQGRSARDTDIVKYASSPEDMTGIGIKFSEFVEEFRQERGVENVRVLVDSLSTLLMYSDVQTVFRFMHVFTSRIENADAMGVHIIESTAHDGETLNTLQQLFDHAVTVDADGSVSTTIPEATPDPLER; this is encoded by the coding sequence ATGTACGACCTCGGATCGACGTTCGGGAACGCGACGGTTGCCCCGGGTACGAACCTGCTGGTCTCCGGGCCGCCGCTGTCGGGCAAGCGTCGCATGGCGCTCGACGTGCTGGCCCACGGTTCCGAACACGGCGAGGGGGTCATCGTCGTCACCACCCGCGACAGCGCGAGTCGGGTCCTCAACGACTACGAGGCGCTGGTCTCGGACCCGGGCTCGGTCAACATCGGCATCGTCGACTGCGTGACGAAACATCAGGGACGGAGCGCCCGCGACACGGACATCGTCAAGTACGCCTCCTCGCCGGAGGACATGACGGGCATTGGGATCAAGTTCTCCGAGTTCGTCGAGGAGTTCCGCCAGGAGCGCGGCGTCGAGAACGTCCGCGTGCTGGTCGACTCGCTGTCGACGCTGTTGATGTACTCGGACGTGCAGACCGTCTTCCGGTTCATGCACGTGTTCACGAGCCGCATCGAGAACGCCGACGCGATGGGCGTTCACATCATCGAGTCGACGGCCCACGACGGCGAGACGCTGAACACGCTCCAGCAGCTGTTCGACCACGCCGTCACCGTCGATGCGGATGGCTCGGTGTCGACGACGATTCCCGAGGCGACGCCGGATCCTCTGGAGCGGTAG